A single Tachypleus tridentatus isolate NWPU-2018 chromosome 9, ASM421037v1, whole genome shotgun sequence DNA region contains:
- the Pex3 gene encoding peroxisomal biogenesis factor 3 isoform X4, whose amino-acid sequence MLKKVFHFIRRHQKKILIGGGVMVGVFWLNKYLHSKLIDFELKQTTEYVEQLKKQQHFEGTIQTCDSSTISLVPKVWEHLLMLLDFDQVLEMLKLKSGNKLQLWEELKINLVSYAVCEVYATSLFVMFMRVQLSIIGGYMYVDTQLQKSKNGIKLPLATAEVQQKYLACIQHFLDIGVKQLVRVVKEAVKKEFDSVSLKDNLFLKDFHSLIENVKINIAGTHGVIPKVSEYLLPDGPDHLPSGSIASATPSVLSKLFVETYDILESPDFVKVLSSCIDQGYGTLLDKLSECYFHINQSNKEKFTNPYSVNVPFVKVLPVLKKVLQDIPVEDKSLFTYQLLQLELLKSFSANVYEAFSYPVGDCNSLW is encoded by the coding sequence ATGCTTAAAAAAGTATTCCACTTTATTCGTCGACATCAGAAAAAGATTCTAATTGGTGGAGGTGTCATGGTAGGAGTTTTCTGGCTGAATAAATATCTGCACAGTAAACTGATAGACTTCGAGTTGAAACAGACAACTGAGTATGTAGAACAattgaagaaacaacaacattttgagGGAACCATTCAAACATGTGACTCATCAACAATTTCTTTGGTACCAAAGGTGTGGGAACACCTACTCATGCTGCTAGATTTTGACCAGGTCTTGGAAATGTTGAAACTTAAATCTGGAAACAAACTTCAGCTGTGGGAAGAGCTGAAGATAAATCTTGTTAGTTATGCAGTATGTGAAGTTTATGCTACAAGCTTATTTGTGATGTTTATGAGAGTGCAGCTTAGCATAATTGGGGGATATATGTATGTTGACACCCAGTTGCAAAAGTCTAAAAATGGCATAAAGCTTCCTCTAGCCACAGCAGAGGTTCAACAGAAATATTTAGCTTGTATCCAACACTTTCTTGACATTGGTGTAAAGCAGCTTGTGAGAGTAGTCAAGGAAGCTGTTAAAAAGGAATTTGATAGTGTGAGCTTGAAAGATAATCTTTTCCTAAAAGACTTTCATTCccttattgaaaatgttaaaatcaacATTGCAGGAACTCATGGTGTAATTCCAAAAGTGAGTGAGTACTTGCTTCCTGATGGTCCTGATCATCTGCCTTCTGGTTCAATTGCTTCAGCAACACCGTCAGTGTTGTCTAAACTATTTGTTGAAACCTATGACATCTTAGAAAGTCCAGACTTTGTGAAAGTATTGTCTAGTTGCATAGATCAAGGTTATGGAACACTCCTTGATAAACTGTCCGAATGTTACTTTCATATAAATCAGAGTAATAAAGAAAAGTTTACCAATCCTTACAGTGTAAATGTTCCATTTGTCAAAGTCCTTCCAGTATTGAAAAAAGTGCTTCAGGACATTCCAGTTGAAGATAAAAGTTTGTTTACATATCAGTTGCTTCAGTTAGAGCTCTTGAAATCTTTTTCTGCCAATGTTTATGAAGCTTTCTCCTATCCTGTTGGTG
- the Pex3 gene encoding peroxisomal biogenesis factor 3 isoform X3, which yields MVHKMLKKVFHFIRRHQKKILIGGGVMVGVFWLNKYLHSKLIDFELKQTTEYVEQLKKQQHFEGTIQTCDSSTISLVPKVWEHLLMLLDFDQVLEMLKLKSGNKLQLWEELKINLVSYAVCEVYATSLFVMFMRVQLSIIGGYMYVDTQLQKSKNGIKLPLATAEVQQKYLACIQHFLDIGVKQLVRVVKEAVKKEFDSVSLKDNLFLKDFHSLIENVKINIAGTHGVIPKVSEYLLPDGPDHLPSGSIASATPSVLSKLFVETYDILESPDFVKVLSSCIDQGYGTLLDKLSECYFHINQSNKEKFTNPYSVNVPFVKVLPVLKKVLQDIPVEDKSLFTYQLLQLELLKSFSANVYEAFSYPVGDCNSLW from the exons ATG GTACATAAAATGCTTAAAAAAGTATTCCACTTTATTCGTCGACATCAGAAAAAGATTCTAATTGGTGGAGGTGTCATGGTAGGAGTTTTCTGGCTGAATAAATATCTGCACAGTAAACTGATAGACTTCGAGTTGAAACAGACAACTGAGTATGTAGAACAattgaagaaacaacaacattttgagGGAACCATTCAAACATGTGACTCATCAACAATTTCTTTGGTACCAAAGGTGTGGGAACACCTACTCATGCTGCTAGATTTTGACCAGGTCTTGGAAATGTTGAAACTTAAATCTGGAAACAAACTTCAGCTGTGGGAAGAGCTGAAGATAAATCTTGTTAGTTATGCAGTATGTGAAGTTTATGCTACAAGCTTATTTGTGATGTTTATGAGAGTGCAGCTTAGCATAATTGGGGGATATATGTATGTTGACACCCAGTTGCAAAAGTCTAAAAATGGCATAAAGCTTCCTCTAGCCACAGCAGAGGTTCAACAGAAATATTTAGCTTGTATCCAACACTTTCTTGACATTGGTGTAAAGCAGCTTGTGAGAGTAGTCAAGGAAGCTGTTAAAAAGGAATTTGATAGTGTGAGCTTGAAAGATAATCTTTTCCTAAAAGACTTTCATTCccttattgaaaatgttaaaatcaacATTGCAGGAACTCATGGTGTAATTCCAAAAGTGAGTGAGTACTTGCTTCCTGATGGTCCTGATCATCTGCCTTCTGGTTCAATTGCTTCAGCAACACCGTCAGTGTTGTCTAAACTATTTGTTGAAACCTATGACATCTTAGAAAGTCCAGACTTTGTGAAAGTATTGTCTAGTTGCATAGATCAAGGTTATGGAACACTCCTTGATAAACTGTCCGAATGTTACTTTCATATAAATCAGAGTAATAAAGAAAAGTTTACCAATCCTTACAGTGTAAATGTTCCATTTGTCAAAGTCCTTCCAGTATTGAAAAAAGTGCTTCAGGACATTCCAGTTGAAGATAAAAGTTTGTTTACATATCAGTTGCTTCAGTTAGAGCTCTTGAAATCTTTTTCTGCCAATGTTTATGAAGCTTTCTCCTATCCTGTTGGTG
- the Pex3 gene encoding peroxisomal biogenesis factor 3 isoform X2 gives MLKKVFHFIRRHQKKILIGGGVMVGVFWLNKYLHSKLIDFELKQTTEYVEQLKKQQHFEGTIQTCDSSTISLVPKVWEHLLMLLDFDQVLEMLKLKSGNKLQLWEELKINLVSYAVCEVYATSLFVMFMRVQLSIIGGYMYVDTQLQKSKNGIKLPLATAEVQQKYLACIQHFLDIGVKQLVRVVKEAVKKEFDSVSLKDNLFLKDFHSLIENVKINIAGTHGVIPKVSEYLLPDGPDHLPSGSIASATPSVLSKLFVETYDILESPDFVKVLSSCIDQGYGTLLDKLSECYFHINQSNKEKFTNPYSVNVPFVKVLPVLKKVLQDIPVEDKSLFTYQLLQLELLKSFSANVYEAFSYPVGDCNCILNTQVSTV, from the coding sequence ATGCTTAAAAAAGTATTCCACTTTATTCGTCGACATCAGAAAAAGATTCTAATTGGTGGAGGTGTCATGGTAGGAGTTTTCTGGCTGAATAAATATCTGCACAGTAAACTGATAGACTTCGAGTTGAAACAGACAACTGAGTATGTAGAACAattgaagaaacaacaacattttgagGGAACCATTCAAACATGTGACTCATCAACAATTTCTTTGGTACCAAAGGTGTGGGAACACCTACTCATGCTGCTAGATTTTGACCAGGTCTTGGAAATGTTGAAACTTAAATCTGGAAACAAACTTCAGCTGTGGGAAGAGCTGAAGATAAATCTTGTTAGTTATGCAGTATGTGAAGTTTATGCTACAAGCTTATTTGTGATGTTTATGAGAGTGCAGCTTAGCATAATTGGGGGATATATGTATGTTGACACCCAGTTGCAAAAGTCTAAAAATGGCATAAAGCTTCCTCTAGCCACAGCAGAGGTTCAACAGAAATATTTAGCTTGTATCCAACACTTTCTTGACATTGGTGTAAAGCAGCTTGTGAGAGTAGTCAAGGAAGCTGTTAAAAAGGAATTTGATAGTGTGAGCTTGAAAGATAATCTTTTCCTAAAAGACTTTCATTCccttattgaaaatgttaaaatcaacATTGCAGGAACTCATGGTGTAATTCCAAAAGTGAGTGAGTACTTGCTTCCTGATGGTCCTGATCATCTGCCTTCTGGTTCAATTGCTTCAGCAACACCGTCAGTGTTGTCTAAACTATTTGTTGAAACCTATGACATCTTAGAAAGTCCAGACTTTGTGAAAGTATTGTCTAGTTGCATAGATCAAGGTTATGGAACACTCCTTGATAAACTGTCCGAATGTTACTTTCATATAAATCAGAGTAATAAAGAAAAGTTTACCAATCCTTACAGTGTAAATGTTCCATTTGTCAAAGTCCTTCCAGTATTGAAAAAAGTGCTTCAGGACATTCCAGTTGAAGATAAAAGTTTGTTTACATATCAGTTGCTTCAGTTAGAGCTCTTGAAATCTTTTTCTGCCAATGTTTATGAAGCTTTCTCCTATCCTGTTGGTG
- the Pex3 gene encoding peroxisomal biogenesis factor 3 isoform X1 → MVHKMLKKVFHFIRRHQKKILIGGGVMVGVFWLNKYLHSKLIDFELKQTTEYVEQLKKQQHFEGTIQTCDSSTISLVPKVWEHLLMLLDFDQVLEMLKLKSGNKLQLWEELKINLVSYAVCEVYATSLFVMFMRVQLSIIGGYMYVDTQLQKSKNGIKLPLATAEVQQKYLACIQHFLDIGVKQLVRVVKEAVKKEFDSVSLKDNLFLKDFHSLIENVKINIAGTHGVIPKVSEYLLPDGPDHLPSGSIASATPSVLSKLFVETYDILESPDFVKVLSSCIDQGYGTLLDKLSECYFHINQSNKEKFTNPYSVNVPFVKVLPVLKKVLQDIPVEDKSLFTYQLLQLELLKSFSANVYEAFSYPVGDCNCILNTQVSTV, encoded by the exons ATG GTACATAAAATGCTTAAAAAAGTATTCCACTTTATTCGTCGACATCAGAAAAAGATTCTAATTGGTGGAGGTGTCATGGTAGGAGTTTTCTGGCTGAATAAATATCTGCACAGTAAACTGATAGACTTCGAGTTGAAACAGACAACTGAGTATGTAGAACAattgaagaaacaacaacattttgagGGAACCATTCAAACATGTGACTCATCAACAATTTCTTTGGTACCAAAGGTGTGGGAACACCTACTCATGCTGCTAGATTTTGACCAGGTCTTGGAAATGTTGAAACTTAAATCTGGAAACAAACTTCAGCTGTGGGAAGAGCTGAAGATAAATCTTGTTAGTTATGCAGTATGTGAAGTTTATGCTACAAGCTTATTTGTGATGTTTATGAGAGTGCAGCTTAGCATAATTGGGGGATATATGTATGTTGACACCCAGTTGCAAAAGTCTAAAAATGGCATAAAGCTTCCTCTAGCCACAGCAGAGGTTCAACAGAAATATTTAGCTTGTATCCAACACTTTCTTGACATTGGTGTAAAGCAGCTTGTGAGAGTAGTCAAGGAAGCTGTTAAAAAGGAATTTGATAGTGTGAGCTTGAAAGATAATCTTTTCCTAAAAGACTTTCATTCccttattgaaaatgttaaaatcaacATTGCAGGAACTCATGGTGTAATTCCAAAAGTGAGTGAGTACTTGCTTCCTGATGGTCCTGATCATCTGCCTTCTGGTTCAATTGCTTCAGCAACACCGTCAGTGTTGTCTAAACTATTTGTTGAAACCTATGACATCTTAGAAAGTCCAGACTTTGTGAAAGTATTGTCTAGTTGCATAGATCAAGGTTATGGAACACTCCTTGATAAACTGTCCGAATGTTACTTTCATATAAATCAGAGTAATAAAGAAAAGTTTACCAATCCTTACAGTGTAAATGTTCCATTTGTCAAAGTCCTTCCAGTATTGAAAAAAGTGCTTCAGGACATTCCAGTTGAAGATAAAAGTTTGTTTACATATCAGTTGCTTCAGTTAGAGCTCTTGAAATCTTTTTCTGCCAATGTTTATGAAGCTTTCTCCTATCCTGTTGGTG